The Cervus canadensis isolate Bull #8, Minnesota chromosome 29, ASM1932006v1, whole genome shotgun sequence genome includes a window with the following:
- the RNASEH2C gene encoding ribonuclease H2 subunit C isoform X3, producing MENSYEESIDKRRVHLRPDTLRDPAPVSLHLLPCEVPVNRPTPVGRFFTPAIRLGPDGLEASFRGRSLRGEEVVVPPGFVGYVMTEEKAEVLVGKQNDHEREEQELVEPPEALERDFGRFMGATASFSSFTVWGLESIPGPDAKLRGALSWPSLAAAIHAQVPED from the exons ATGGAGAACAGCTACGAGGAAAGCATCGACAAACGCCGCGTTCACCTGCGCCCTGATACACTGCGCGACCCCGCCCCCGTCTCGCTGCACCTTCTGCCCTGCGAGGTCCCGGTTAACCGGCCCACCCCGGTGGGGCGCTTCTTCACCCCAGCCATCCGCTTGGGTCCGGACG gacTGGAAGCATCGTTTCGGGGGCGTAGTCTACGTGGCGAGGAGGTGGTGGTGCCCCCCGGCTTCGTGGGATATGTGATgacagaagagaaggcagaggtgTTGGTGGGGAAGCAGAATGACCACGAGCGAGAAGAGCAGGAACTGGTGGAACCCCCAGAGGCGCTGGAGCGGGACTTC GGCCGCTTTATGGGAGCCACAGCCAGTTTCAGCAGCTTCACCGTGTGGGGCCTGGAATCTATCCCGGGTCCGGATGCCAAACTGCGTGGGGCCCTAAGCTGGCCCAGCCTCGCTGCAGCG ATTCACGCACAGGTACCCGAAGACTGA
- the KAT5 gene encoding histone acetyltransferase KAT5 isoform X4, producing MAEVGEIIEGCRLPVLRRNQDNEDEWPLAEILSVKDISGRKLFYVHYIDFNKRLDEWVTHERLDLKKIQFPKKEAKTPTKNGLPGSRPGSPEREVKRKVEVVSPATPVPSETAPASVFPQNGSARRAVAAQPGRKRKSNCLGTDEDSQDSSDGIPSAPRMTGSLVSDRSHDDIVTRMKNIECIELGRHRLKPWYFSPYPQELTALPVLYLCEFCLKYGRSLKCLQRHLTKCDLRHPPGNEIYRKGTISFFEIDGRKNKSYSQNLCLLAKCFLDHKTLYYDTDPFLFYVMTEYDCKGFHIVGYFSKEKESTEDYNVACILTLPPYQRRGYGKLLIEFSYELSKVEGKTGTPEKPLSDLGLLSYRSYWSQTILEILMGLKSESGERPQITINEISEITSIKKEDVISTLQYLNLINYYKGQYILTLSEDIVDGHERAMLKRLLRIDSKCLHFTPKDWSKRGKW from the exons ATGGCGGAGGTG GGGGAGATAATCGAGGGCTGCCGCCTGCCCGTGCTGCGGCGGAACCAGGACAACGAAGATGAGTGGC CACTCGCTGAGATTCTGAGCGTGAAGGACATCAGTGGCCGGAAGCTTTTCTACGTCCATTACATTGATT TCAATAAACGCCTGGATGAATGGGTGACCCACGAGCGGCTGGACCTGAAGAAGATCCAGTTCCCCAAGAAAGAGGCCAAGACCCCCACCAAGAACGGACTTCCTGGGTCCCGACCCGGCTCACCAGAGAGAGAGGTG AAACGGAAGGTGGAGGTGGTTTCACCAGCAACTCCAGTGCCCAGCGAGACAGCCCCGGCCTCAGTTTTCCCCCAG AATGGATCAGCCCGGAGGGCAGTGGCAGCTCAGCCCGGGCGGAAGCGGAAATCAAATTGCTTGGGCACTGATGAG GACTCCCAGGACAGCTCAGATGGAATCCCGTCCGCTCCTCGCATGACTGGGAGCCTGGTATCTGACCGGAGCCACGACGACATCGTCACCCGGATGAAGAACATCGAGTGCATCGAGCTGGGCCGGCACCGCCTCAAGCCGTGGTACTTCTCCCCGTACCCTCAGGAGCTCACCGCGCTGCCCGTCCTCTACCTCTGCGAGTTCTGCCTCAAGTACGGCCGAAGCCTCAAGTGTCTGCAGCGTCACTTG ACCAAGTGTGACCTGCGACATCCTCCAGGCAACGAGATATACCGCAAGGGTACCATCTCCTTCTTTGAGATCGATGGACGTAAAAACAAG AGCTACTCCCAAAACCTGTGTCTTCTGGCTAAGTGTTTCCTCGACCACAAGACGTTGTACTATGACACAGACCCTTTCCTCTTCTACGTCATGACAGAGTACGACTGCAAGGGCTTCCATATAGTGGGCTACTTCTCCAAG GAAAAGGAGTCCACGGAAGACTACAATGTGGCCTGCATCCTGACCCTGCCCCCCTACCAGCGCCGGGGCTACGGCAAGCTGCTGATCGAGTTCA GCTACGAACTCTCCAAGGTGGAAGGGAAAACGGGGACCCCAGAGAAGCCCCTCTCGGACCTTGGCCTCCTGTCCTACCGAAGCTACTGGTCCCAGACCATCCTGGAGATCTTGATGGGGTTGAAGTCAGAGAGCGGGGAGAGGCCACAGATCACCATCAA TGAGATCAGTGAAATTACCAGCATCAAGAAGGAGGATGTCATATCCACTCTACAGTACCTCAACCTCATCAACTACTACAAG GGCCAGTATATCCTCACCCTGTCGGAGGACATCGTGGATGGGCACGAACGGGCTATGCTCAAACGACTTCTTCGGATCGACTCCAAGTGTCTGCACTTCACTCCCAAGGACTGGAGCAAGAGGGGAAAGTGGTGA
- the RNASEH2C gene encoding ribonuclease H2 subunit C isoform X4 has translation MENSYEESIDKRRVHLRPDTLRDPAPVSLHLLPCEVPVNRPTPVGRFFTPAIRLGPDGLEASFRGRSLRGEEVVVPPGFVGYVMTEEKAEVLVGKQNDHEREEQELVEPPEALERDFGRFMGATASFSSFTVWGLESIPGPDAKLRGALSWPSLAAAED, from the exons ATGGAGAACAGCTACGAGGAAAGCATCGACAAACGCCGCGTTCACCTGCGCCCTGATACACTGCGCGACCCCGCCCCCGTCTCGCTGCACCTTCTGCCCTGCGAGGTCCCGGTTAACCGGCCCACCCCGGTGGGGCGCTTCTTCACCCCAGCCATCCGCTTGGGTCCGGACG gacTGGAAGCATCGTTTCGGGGGCGTAGTCTACGTGGCGAGGAGGTGGTGGTGCCCCCCGGCTTCGTGGGATATGTGATgacagaagagaaggcagaggtgTTGGTGGGGAAGCAGAATGACCACGAGCGAGAAGAGCAGGAACTGGTGGAACCCCCAGAGGCGCTGGAGCGGGACTTC GGCCGCTTTATGGGAGCCACAGCCAGTTTCAGCAGCTTCACCGTGTGGGGCCTGGAATCTATCCCGGGTCCGGATGCCAAACTGCGTGGGGCCCTAAGCTGGCCCAGCCTCGCTGCAGCG GAAGACTGA
- the RNASEH2C gene encoding ribonuclease H2 subunit C isoform X2 has protein sequence MENSYEESIDKRRVHLRPDTLRDPAPVSLHLLPCEVPVNRPTPVGRFFTPAIRLGPDGLEASFRGRSLRGEEVVVPPGFVGYVMTEEKAEVLVGKQNDHEREEQELVEPPEALERDFGRFMGATASFSSFTVWGLESIPGPDAKLRGALSWPSLAAAELPGLVLLVSCLLPPGTMSTSPWWPHTHLVSTGSELQGLS, from the exons ATGGAGAACAGCTACGAGGAAAGCATCGACAAACGCCGCGTTCACCTGCGCCCTGATACACTGCGCGACCCCGCCCCCGTCTCGCTGCACCTTCTGCCCTGCGAGGTCCCGGTTAACCGGCCCACCCCGGTGGGGCGCTTCTTCACCCCAGCCATCCGCTTGGGTCCGGACG gacTGGAAGCATCGTTTCGGGGGCGTAGTCTACGTGGCGAGGAGGTGGTGGTGCCCCCCGGCTTCGTGGGATATGTGATgacagaagagaaggcagaggtgTTGGTGGGGAAGCAGAATGACCACGAGCGAGAAGAGCAGGAACTGGTGGAACCCCCAGAGGCGCTGGAGCGGGACTTC GGCCGCTTTATGGGAGCCACAGCCAGTTTCAGCAGCTTCACCGTGTGGGGCCTGGAATCTATCCCGGGTCCGGATGCCAAACTGCGTGGGGCCCTAAGCTGGCCCAGCCTCGCTGCAGCG GAGCTGCCTGGACTGGTGCTTCTGGTATCCTGTCTGCTCCCGCCAGGCACAATGAGCACATCTCCTTGGTGGCCCCACACACATCTCGTCTCCACTGGGTCTGAGCTCCAAGGCTTAAGCTGA
- the RNASEH2C gene encoding ribonuclease H2 subunit C isoform X1, with amino-acid sequence MENSYEESIDKRRVHLRPDTLRDPAPVSLHLLPCEVPVNRPTPVGRFFTPAIRLGPDGLEASFRGRSLRGEEVVVPPGFVGYVMTEEKAEVLVGKQNDHEREEQELVEPPEALERDFGRFMGATASFSSFTVWGLESIPGPDAKLRGALSWPSLAAAKGYDSEYLGHPVTTLQKSNSRGDSCCRFTHRYPKTENQSLTLKATEP; translated from the exons ATGGAGAACAGCTACGAGGAAAGCATCGACAAACGCCGCGTTCACCTGCGCCCTGATACACTGCGCGACCCCGCCCCCGTCTCGCTGCACCTTCTGCCCTGCGAGGTCCCGGTTAACCGGCCCACCCCGGTGGGGCGCTTCTTCACCCCAGCCATCCGCTTGGGTCCGGACG gacTGGAAGCATCGTTTCGGGGGCGTAGTCTACGTGGCGAGGAGGTGGTGGTGCCCCCCGGCTTCGTGGGATATGTGATgacagaagagaaggcagaggtgTTGGTGGGGAAGCAGAATGACCACGAGCGAGAAGAGCAGGAACTGGTGGAACCCCCAGAGGCGCTGGAGCGGGACTTC GGCCGCTTTATGGGAGCCACAGCCAGTTTCAGCAGCTTCACCGTGTGGGGCCTGGAATCTATCCCGGGTCCGGATGCCAAACTGCGTGGGGCCCTAAGCTGGCCCAGCCTCGCTGCAGCG AAGGGCTATGATTCTGAATATCTGGGCCACCCAGTCACTACACTGCAGAAATCCAACAGTAGAGGTGATTCCTGTTGCAGATTCACGCACAGGTACCCGAAGACTGAGAACCAGAGCTTGACATTGAAAGCCACCGAACCCTGA
- the KAT5 gene encoding histone acetyltransferase KAT5 isoform X1 encodes MAEVVSPVPGAGRREPGEVGRARGPPVADPGAALSPQGEIIEGCRLPVLRRNQDNEDEWPLAEILSVKDISGRKLFYVHYIDFNKRLDEWVTHERLDLKKIQFPKKEAKTPTKNGLPGSRPGSPEREVPASAQASGKTLPIPVQITLRFNLPKEREAIPGGEPDQPLSSSSCLQPNHRSTKRKVEVVSPATPVPSETAPASVFPQNGSARRAVAAQPGRKRKSNCLGTDEDSQDSSDGIPSAPRMTGSLVSDRSHDDIVTRMKNIECIELGRHRLKPWYFSPYPQELTALPVLYLCEFCLKYGRSLKCLQRHLTKCDLRHPPGNEIYRKGTISFFEIDGRKNKSYSQNLCLLAKCFLDHKTLYYDTDPFLFYVMTEYDCKGFHIVGYFSKEKESTEDYNVACILTLPPYQRRGYGKLLIEFSYELSKVEGKTGTPEKPLSDLGLLSYRSYWSQTILEILMGLKSESGERPQITINEISEITSIKKEDVISTLQYLNLINYYKGQYILTLSEDIVDGHERAMLKRLLRIDSKCLHFTPKDWSKRGKW; translated from the exons ATGGCGGAGGTGGTGAGTCCGGTgcccggggcggggcggagggagCCAGGGGAGGTGGGTAGAGCCCGAGGCCCCCCAGTAGCCGACCCTGGCGCCGCGCTGTCTCCCCAGGGGGAGATAATCGAGGGCTGCCGCCTGCCCGTGCTGCGGCGGAACCAGGACAACGAAGATGAGTGGC CACTCGCTGAGATTCTGAGCGTGAAGGACATCAGTGGCCGGAAGCTTTTCTACGTCCATTACATTGATT TCAATAAACGCCTGGATGAATGGGTGACCCACGAGCGGCTGGACCTGAAGAAGATCCAGTTCCCCAAGAAAGAGGCCAAGACCCCCACCAAGAACGGACTTCCTGGGTCCCGACCCGGCTCACCAGAGAGAGAGGTG CCGGCCTCCGCCCAGGCCAGCGGGAAGACCTTGCCAATCCCGGTTCAGATCACACTCCGCTTCAACCTGCCCAAGGAGCGGGAGGCCATTCCCGGTGGCGAGCCCGACCAGCCgctctcctccagctcctgcctGCAGCCCAACCACCGCTCAACG AAACGGAAGGTGGAGGTGGTTTCACCAGCAACTCCAGTGCCCAGCGAGACAGCCCCGGCCTCAGTTTTCCCCCAG AATGGATCAGCCCGGAGGGCAGTGGCAGCTCAGCCCGGGCGGAAGCGGAAATCAAATTGCTTGGGCACTGATGAG GACTCCCAGGACAGCTCAGATGGAATCCCGTCCGCTCCTCGCATGACTGGGAGCCTGGTATCTGACCGGAGCCACGACGACATCGTCACCCGGATGAAGAACATCGAGTGCATCGAGCTGGGCCGGCACCGCCTCAAGCCGTGGTACTTCTCCCCGTACCCTCAGGAGCTCACCGCGCTGCCCGTCCTCTACCTCTGCGAGTTCTGCCTCAAGTACGGCCGAAGCCTCAAGTGTCTGCAGCGTCACTTG ACCAAGTGTGACCTGCGACATCCTCCAGGCAACGAGATATACCGCAAGGGTACCATCTCCTTCTTTGAGATCGATGGACGTAAAAACAAG AGCTACTCCCAAAACCTGTGTCTTCTGGCTAAGTGTTTCCTCGACCACAAGACGTTGTACTATGACACAGACCCTTTCCTCTTCTACGTCATGACAGAGTACGACTGCAAGGGCTTCCATATAGTGGGCTACTTCTCCAAG GAAAAGGAGTCCACGGAAGACTACAATGTGGCCTGCATCCTGACCCTGCCCCCCTACCAGCGCCGGGGCTACGGCAAGCTGCTGATCGAGTTCA GCTACGAACTCTCCAAGGTGGAAGGGAAAACGGGGACCCCAGAGAAGCCCCTCTCGGACCTTGGCCTCCTGTCCTACCGAAGCTACTGGTCCCAGACCATCCTGGAGATCTTGATGGGGTTGAAGTCAGAGAGCGGGGAGAGGCCACAGATCACCATCAA TGAGATCAGTGAAATTACCAGCATCAAGAAGGAGGATGTCATATCCACTCTACAGTACCTCAACCTCATCAACTACTACAAG GGCCAGTATATCCTCACCCTGTCGGAGGACATCGTGGATGGGCACGAACGGGCTATGCTCAAACGACTTCTTCGGATCGACTCCAAGTGTCTGCACTTCACTCCCAAGGACTGGAGCAAGAGGGGAAAGTGGTGA
- the KAT5 gene encoding histone acetyltransferase KAT5 isoform X2 has translation MAEVGEIIEGCRLPVLRRNQDNEDEWPLAEILSVKDISGRKLFYVHYIDFNKRLDEWVTHERLDLKKIQFPKKEAKTPTKNGLPGSRPGSPEREVPASAQASGKTLPIPVQITLRFNLPKEREAIPGGEPDQPLSSSSCLQPNHRSTKRKVEVVSPATPVPSETAPASVFPQNGSARRAVAAQPGRKRKSNCLGTDEDSQDSSDGIPSAPRMTGSLVSDRSHDDIVTRMKNIECIELGRHRLKPWYFSPYPQELTALPVLYLCEFCLKYGRSLKCLQRHLTKCDLRHPPGNEIYRKGTISFFEIDGRKNKSYSQNLCLLAKCFLDHKTLYYDTDPFLFYVMTEYDCKGFHIVGYFSKEKESTEDYNVACILTLPPYQRRGYGKLLIEFSYELSKVEGKTGTPEKPLSDLGLLSYRSYWSQTILEILMGLKSESGERPQITINEISEITSIKKEDVISTLQYLNLINYYKGQYILTLSEDIVDGHERAMLKRLLRIDSKCLHFTPKDWSKRGKW, from the exons ATGGCGGAGGTG GGGGAGATAATCGAGGGCTGCCGCCTGCCCGTGCTGCGGCGGAACCAGGACAACGAAGATGAGTGGC CACTCGCTGAGATTCTGAGCGTGAAGGACATCAGTGGCCGGAAGCTTTTCTACGTCCATTACATTGATT TCAATAAACGCCTGGATGAATGGGTGACCCACGAGCGGCTGGACCTGAAGAAGATCCAGTTCCCCAAGAAAGAGGCCAAGACCCCCACCAAGAACGGACTTCCTGGGTCCCGACCCGGCTCACCAGAGAGAGAGGTG CCGGCCTCCGCCCAGGCCAGCGGGAAGACCTTGCCAATCCCGGTTCAGATCACACTCCGCTTCAACCTGCCCAAGGAGCGGGAGGCCATTCCCGGTGGCGAGCCCGACCAGCCgctctcctccagctcctgcctGCAGCCCAACCACCGCTCAACG AAACGGAAGGTGGAGGTGGTTTCACCAGCAACTCCAGTGCCCAGCGAGACAGCCCCGGCCTCAGTTTTCCCCCAG AATGGATCAGCCCGGAGGGCAGTGGCAGCTCAGCCCGGGCGGAAGCGGAAATCAAATTGCTTGGGCACTGATGAG GACTCCCAGGACAGCTCAGATGGAATCCCGTCCGCTCCTCGCATGACTGGGAGCCTGGTATCTGACCGGAGCCACGACGACATCGTCACCCGGATGAAGAACATCGAGTGCATCGAGCTGGGCCGGCACCGCCTCAAGCCGTGGTACTTCTCCCCGTACCCTCAGGAGCTCACCGCGCTGCCCGTCCTCTACCTCTGCGAGTTCTGCCTCAAGTACGGCCGAAGCCTCAAGTGTCTGCAGCGTCACTTG ACCAAGTGTGACCTGCGACATCCTCCAGGCAACGAGATATACCGCAAGGGTACCATCTCCTTCTTTGAGATCGATGGACGTAAAAACAAG AGCTACTCCCAAAACCTGTGTCTTCTGGCTAAGTGTTTCCTCGACCACAAGACGTTGTACTATGACACAGACCCTTTCCTCTTCTACGTCATGACAGAGTACGACTGCAAGGGCTTCCATATAGTGGGCTACTTCTCCAAG GAAAAGGAGTCCACGGAAGACTACAATGTGGCCTGCATCCTGACCCTGCCCCCCTACCAGCGCCGGGGCTACGGCAAGCTGCTGATCGAGTTCA GCTACGAACTCTCCAAGGTGGAAGGGAAAACGGGGACCCCAGAGAAGCCCCTCTCGGACCTTGGCCTCCTGTCCTACCGAAGCTACTGGTCCCAGACCATCCTGGAGATCTTGATGGGGTTGAAGTCAGAGAGCGGGGAGAGGCCACAGATCACCATCAA TGAGATCAGTGAAATTACCAGCATCAAGAAGGAGGATGTCATATCCACTCTACAGTACCTCAACCTCATCAACTACTACAAG GGCCAGTATATCCTCACCCTGTCGGAGGACATCGTGGATGGGCACGAACGGGCTATGCTCAAACGACTTCTTCGGATCGACTCCAAGTGTCTGCACTTCACTCCCAAGGACTGGAGCAAGAGGGGAAAGTGGTGA
- the KAT5 gene encoding histone acetyltransferase KAT5 isoform X3 produces the protein MAEVVSPVPGAGRREPGEVGRARGPPVADPGAALSPQGEIIEGCRLPVLRRNQDNEDEWPLAEILSVKDISGRKLFYVHYIDFNKRLDEWVTHERLDLKKIQFPKKEAKTPTKNGLPGSRPGSPEREVKRKVEVVSPATPVPSETAPASVFPQNGSARRAVAAQPGRKRKSNCLGTDEDSQDSSDGIPSAPRMTGSLVSDRSHDDIVTRMKNIECIELGRHRLKPWYFSPYPQELTALPVLYLCEFCLKYGRSLKCLQRHLTKCDLRHPPGNEIYRKGTISFFEIDGRKNKSYSQNLCLLAKCFLDHKTLYYDTDPFLFYVMTEYDCKGFHIVGYFSKEKESTEDYNVACILTLPPYQRRGYGKLLIEFSYELSKVEGKTGTPEKPLSDLGLLSYRSYWSQTILEILMGLKSESGERPQITINEISEITSIKKEDVISTLQYLNLINYYKGQYILTLSEDIVDGHERAMLKRLLRIDSKCLHFTPKDWSKRGKW, from the exons ATGGCGGAGGTGGTGAGTCCGGTgcccggggcggggcggagggagCCAGGGGAGGTGGGTAGAGCCCGAGGCCCCCCAGTAGCCGACCCTGGCGCCGCGCTGTCTCCCCAGGGGGAGATAATCGAGGGCTGCCGCCTGCCCGTGCTGCGGCGGAACCAGGACAACGAAGATGAGTGGC CACTCGCTGAGATTCTGAGCGTGAAGGACATCAGTGGCCGGAAGCTTTTCTACGTCCATTACATTGATT TCAATAAACGCCTGGATGAATGGGTGACCCACGAGCGGCTGGACCTGAAGAAGATCCAGTTCCCCAAGAAAGAGGCCAAGACCCCCACCAAGAACGGACTTCCTGGGTCCCGACCCGGCTCACCAGAGAGAGAGGTG AAACGGAAGGTGGAGGTGGTTTCACCAGCAACTCCAGTGCCCAGCGAGACAGCCCCGGCCTCAGTTTTCCCCCAG AATGGATCAGCCCGGAGGGCAGTGGCAGCTCAGCCCGGGCGGAAGCGGAAATCAAATTGCTTGGGCACTGATGAG GACTCCCAGGACAGCTCAGATGGAATCCCGTCCGCTCCTCGCATGACTGGGAGCCTGGTATCTGACCGGAGCCACGACGACATCGTCACCCGGATGAAGAACATCGAGTGCATCGAGCTGGGCCGGCACCGCCTCAAGCCGTGGTACTTCTCCCCGTACCCTCAGGAGCTCACCGCGCTGCCCGTCCTCTACCTCTGCGAGTTCTGCCTCAAGTACGGCCGAAGCCTCAAGTGTCTGCAGCGTCACTTG ACCAAGTGTGACCTGCGACATCCTCCAGGCAACGAGATATACCGCAAGGGTACCATCTCCTTCTTTGAGATCGATGGACGTAAAAACAAG AGCTACTCCCAAAACCTGTGTCTTCTGGCTAAGTGTTTCCTCGACCACAAGACGTTGTACTATGACACAGACCCTTTCCTCTTCTACGTCATGACAGAGTACGACTGCAAGGGCTTCCATATAGTGGGCTACTTCTCCAAG GAAAAGGAGTCCACGGAAGACTACAATGTGGCCTGCATCCTGACCCTGCCCCCCTACCAGCGCCGGGGCTACGGCAAGCTGCTGATCGAGTTCA GCTACGAACTCTCCAAGGTGGAAGGGAAAACGGGGACCCCAGAGAAGCCCCTCTCGGACCTTGGCCTCCTGTCCTACCGAAGCTACTGGTCCCAGACCATCCTGGAGATCTTGATGGGGTTGAAGTCAGAGAGCGGGGAGAGGCCACAGATCACCATCAA TGAGATCAGTGAAATTACCAGCATCAAGAAGGAGGATGTCATATCCACTCTACAGTACCTCAACCTCATCAACTACTACAAG GGCCAGTATATCCTCACCCTGTCGGAGGACATCGTGGATGGGCACGAACGGGCTATGCTCAAACGACTTCTTCGGATCGACTCCAAGTGTCTGCACTTCACTCCCAAGGACTGGAGCAAGAGGGGAAAGTGGTGA